GTGGCGGGAAGGACACGCCAGTATAGGCTGCGGTGCATGGTGGTCATGGCTTTCCTAGCGGAACTTACCTTCCGGGTCGGAAAAACAACGGGTATTTCCGCCGAGGGTAATGGCGAGCCTGCCGGTGGTTAGTCCCATGACAAATTTGTCGGGCCCGAACACGTCGGTGCTTCTGATGAAATTCGGGCCATCGTCTGTTTCTTGCTTGACTGTGAAGCCGGTGGCTTCAAACAAGGTCTTGACCTTGTCATGAAGCGCATCCATTTCTTCCCGACTCAACGGGCTCCGATGGGCATCGAAAGAGACTTTGGTTCCCTCAGTGCCGAGGGGGCCATCACAGACCCCGCCTGGTTTGTCGGGGGTGACTTTTGTCCAGTCGCCAGGGGCAAGGGCTTGGACTTCCGTGAAGAGGTTGAGGTATTCCTTGCGGGCTTGTTCTGATCCCATGGTCTGCTCCGCGGTGCTGGTAGTTGGGTTGGTGCCAGGGCTGGGCTCACACCCCGCCAGAGCGAGAAGAAGAACCGCTGCGGCGGGAAGGGCACGCCTGTGCCGGCGGCGGAGTTTGGTGGTCATCGTGTCGCATTCGTGAATTGATCGTCCGCCTGGGGATCCCTAGCGAAATTTACCTTCCGGGTCGGCAAAGCAGCGGGTATTCCCGCTGAGGGTGATGCCGTACTTGCCGGTACCGAACCCCATAGAGAACTTGTCGGGCCCGAGGACCACGGTGTGTCGGACAAAGTTCGGGCCATCATCGATTTCCTGCCTGAGATTAAACCCGGTGGCCTCGAACAAGGCCTTGACCTTGTCGTGGAGAACATCCATTTCTTCCCGGCTCAGTGGACTCCGACTGGTATCGAAGGAGACCTGGGTGCCTTCCGTGCCGAGAGGACGATCACAGACCCACCCTGCTTTGTCTGGTGTGACTTTCGTCCAGTCGCCGGGGCGAGAGCTTGAATCTTGTTGAAGAGGTCAAGGTACTCTGTTCGGGCTTCTTCCGGGTCCATTGTCTGCTCCGCGGCGCTGGTAGGTGGGTTGGTGCTTGGCGTTGTCCCGCACCCTGCAAGGGTGAGTAGAAGGATCGCCGCGGCGGGAAGCATATGCCAGTATCGGCGGCTACGTGTGGATGTCATCGTTTCGCATTCGTGAGCTGGTGATTCAAGCCGAGGGCGATCCTGGCCTGGTTGTAGCTAGACTCTGTTGACTTGTCGAAGTAACCGTAGATGCCGTCCTTGCCACCGGTTTGCCCGTCGTGGGTTTTCGTTGGCAGGTCTTTGGCACCATCCGGTCCTGTGGTGCCGTCCGTGCCAAAGGTGACAAGCAAGACGGTCCCGGTCAATCCCATTCAGACGAGCGAGGTCACGTTGCTCAACTCTTTGATCATTGGCCTGTTTGGTTTTGGATGCCATGTCCTTGCCGACGGTAGTGTCCAGCCCGGGGAGCTGGTAGGTGACGTGCTTGGCGGCATCGAGGTCTCCCACGGAAATAGATGCACCGAACCCGGTCTCCGATCCTGTCCCGAGACCAAAGGGAACGAAGCTCACGAGTTGAAAGATCGATGACTTGTCGTCAGTATCGACGACTTTTTCGTTGCCCTCGGTGTCGTAGAGCGTTTCCCAGATCTTGTTGACCATGCCTTCCTGGGAGCCTTCATCAACTTTTCCGCCGTGCTCTTCGCGGTACTTCTTCCAGTGATTGTGCATCTGCAGCAACTTTTTGCGGTTGGCAAGGTCCCTGGCGGTCGCGGTGACACCGTTCAGGTTTCCAATAACTTCGGGCAGTGCATCGATCAGGAGCTGCTGTTCTTCACCGACGGTGACTTTCCCGGTGGCAGGCTCGACGGTGTGGCCAAGACCAGACCACCACGTGGCTGTGGCTACGGGGTCCAGTCCTGGTTGGGTCAGGAGTTCCCGCAGCCTGGCGCTGCCACCATTACCGAGCCAAACCTTCAGTTGCGCTGCACTCATGGTTCCGATGTCGTTCAAACCGACTTGGTTTGGTGCTGCGTACTGGATGAAGAGCCCGTTGAGCATGCTGTCCGCGATAGAGCCGTTGCCTGCTGTTTCGAATGCGGTGGCGACCTGCTCTATCCAATCGGCGTCTGCTGCGTTGGCGGCGAGCAGCTGCTCAAAACCAGCAACAAACGATTCAGTCTCGATGGTCACCCAGGAACACGATGCTGTGAAACC
Above is a genomic segment from Arthrobacter sp. YN containing:
- a CDS encoding alpha/beta hydrolase gives rise to the protein MAIAFDDGAADALISAANSADEVLRAEGGFLCGAVERAVQDFNGGYGRLFKDACGIRSDDRGKLAGVLAVLAEDVGEAKHRAQQEKARQKNMDAWQQRDNIRKQHLLSGNIAKTSVTVATMVLDPMPERTPVPAPAVSAVFSPRDRPRFAGGPGSGTTSADPGKLRGFASVSRTATNTLNSHFVAVRNAWSGFTASCSWVTIETESFVAGFEQLLAANAADADWIEQVATAFETAGNGSIADSMLNGLFIQYAAPNQVGLNDIGTMSAAQLKVWLGNGGSARLRELLTQPGLDPVATATWWSGLGHTVEPATGKVTVGEEQQLLIDALPEVIGNLNGVTATARDLANRKKLLQMHNHWKKYREEHGGKVDEGSQEGMVNKIWETLYDTEGNEKVVDTDDKSSIFQLVSFVPFGLGTGSETGFGASISVGDLDAAKHVTYQLPGLDTTVGKDMASKTKQANDQRVEQRDLARLNGIDRDRLACHLWHGRHHRTGWCQRPANENPRRANRWQGRHLRLLRQVNRV